TCCATCTCTTCTGATGAGCTTCTGGCTCCAGAATCACGTTTAGACTTTCTGTCATTTTGGTCACGTTTTCAGTGTCGACCAATACTCAATACTGAGAAAATTACATTTGACTAAACTTGTGCAACATTTAATCATCACCAGGTTGCTCAAACATGGGTATTATTATTAAGAACCTGTTAGGCTTTGAAATCTAGGGAAATGTATTGGCAATTAGTGAGCAAAAGTGAAGCAGCCTTCCTTTAGAAAGGTCATGCTCTAAAAATAGTTCTGCAAAGCGGACTTCCACCTATTCTAACTGTATAGAAAACTTTGGACTATCTCTGAAGTTCAAGGAAGACTGAGAAACAACTCTGTTGTTTTGATTCACGACTCAAGGTCTTTATTGGCCATGTGCAACAGGTGCATTGGGATACTTCCACATTCAGGCACGCTCCGTTACAACGGGACTAACggctggaaaacaaaacaaggcAGTGGAAAAACAATACGGCTAATGCAAAATATGAAGTACAGAATCCAAAAGTGCAAAAACTAGAGAATATGCTGATAAAGTGACAGTGCTGGAAAGTGCAGGTGAATGTTGTACAAAACCAGTTCATTTTAAGCTTTTAAAACTGCTGCATCTTCTTAGAAAAATGAAAGACACATTCATGAGCTGGCTTTGTGTATTTTTGATCTCTTAATAACAACACGTCTAGCAAATCTTAGTCCTGGGTCACCGTGCTCAGAATTCTGCTCTGCTAGTGAGTCAAAGTTGTGAAATGAAGCAAAGCTGAGGAGGAGGATGGAGAACAGCGATCGTCACACACCGTCCCAGGCTGCTATCAGACGCTCAAAGAACTTTGAAGGGTCGGTTGTGCTAACATGGCCTGTTacggggttttgggggggggggcggggggtgatgTAGGAGGGGGGTTAGGAAACACATGGCAGAAGGTTATCAGTTCCCAGGGTCGGCagggtgatgtcactgttgggcccctgagcgaggcccctaacccccgtTTGCTGCAGGGACAgtctgaccctgccttctcaattgtatgttgctttggatacatgaaataaataataaacattcGGCTTACCCCAGTGAGGACCCCCCCTGGCCACCAATTCCCTGCCGAACGCCATAGAAAGTGAGGAATTATCTAACGGGTGATGTCAGCCGGTGGAGAAGGGAGGAATGACACGAGGAACAGCAGTGGGCGGGGGGGCGGCTCCCAGTGACACACGGGCATGAGGCTGGGCCTGTGAGTCAGTCGGCGGCAAAATGTCGGGGCCACACTGTCTACGGGGGGGGGCCTCGGGCAGGGGCCTGGAGCCGCTCACTCGGGGGGGCAAAGAAGTGTGATCCTGACCAGCGGACGCATTCCCAGCACATGCGTGTCAAAGGCATGACCTAAGGTCATGTGATCACCATTGTCCTGGGGGCGGTGTCCTGGGGGCGGTGTCTTCCGGGAAGGCCACAGTTCCATAAAAACACCCACCTGAATCCAGTGTGAAACACAGGAAATCCTCACTGATGAGTGGGATCCAGATTCATGCCGACCCTGTGTCACACCATCATGTGATGTAATCTCTCTAGACTCTCCCCTGTGCACCTTTCAGCATGGAGCAGATACTCAGGCGGAAACCCAAAACCACCCTTGTAAATCCGTGCCTTTAAAATATGAcgttttaaattaaatgatatCTAGGTCACCAAATGACTCCGATGAGGTCCTCTGCTCACTTGTCAAATGTGAATGCTATAAACGAACAGCTCATTTTAAGCTATTTAAACTGCTGCATCTTTCTAGAAAATTGAAAGGCGCATTAATTAGCTGCGTTCAGCTTCATACACGTTTTAATGTGCGTCTCCAGCTGGTGTCCACATTTACCTGCCACTCGCTGCAGAAATTATGCAGATTTCCTCCCTGGTTATTTAGTGGGTGGGAGTTAAATCTCTCCCTCATGTCACTcctgtatgtgttttttgtttcagtttccTTCCTTAGTCTAAACTGGGACTTGGACGCTTTAAATGAAGCACATTAGTCTTGCGATCTGGTGCGTAAGTGATGCTTTCTAATTCTGGGCTCGTACTGAGGGTGAGTCGCTCTCATTCAGCCTGGAGACTGTGGGAGTGATGCTGCAGGTTCTGTCCTGCGCCGATCCACTGTGGCATTCCAGCCGCCTCCCCCTTAAACACTGGTTTCCATGACAACCATTGAAATAACAAGCGTGTTATTTTAAAGGCCCCAATGTGTATATTAAAGGCATGACTAAATATGCCCTGGGTGGCGTCTCGGCGGGACCCCTGCCCATCCCGATTATCACAGTGTGATTTGGAGGATCAGAGGTTCGAGgccctgcgggggggggggggggggggtgtcgagCATGTCTCGGAAGTCCATTTGGCTGTGATTTGAGCTACTTACGATAATCTGTGACATTAAACATTTCACTTCAAATGTAACTGTGTGGGGAAAAGCAGTTTTACTAATTGTGAGACGCAGGGGATCAGTGTTTTGCTGAGTGTTACTCTTTTCAAGAAATGTTTCTGTTAAACGTAAAACGTAAAAGTGCTGAAGATTTGTAAGCTGTCTGCAAGCCTGTATGTGAAGAGAAATATTCATTTTGGACgttggatttttttaaatagttctAATTCAGGGCTGGtatataaaatgcccccccccctccatcccattcacatttacatttagtcTTGAATACATATATGTGACATCTCTAAATATAAGATCCAGATTAAAAAATTGCAAATAATGTAATTTCATTAGCTGTCTGTGTGGTGTCTTCATAGAGGATGGAGTTTTATGGTTACAGTGGAAACCGCCAGTGACCAGTTTCAGCCATGAGCTGGACGCTAGAACGAAAGATCTGGCCGCGTTTTCTATTCCGAATCTTTCGTGGTTCTGTGTAATGTGGAAATGGGTACAACTGCGGGCCCCTCACCGTGGGCCCCTCACACCGCGGGCCCCTCACACCGCGGGCCCCTCACACCGCGGGCCCCTCACACCGCGGGCCCCTCACCGTGGCTTGATACTGTCAGTGGAGATTTGACCGGTGCCTGTCCCGCTGTGCCTCTTCCAGGAAAGCCCCTCATCGCCCAACGGGCCATGCCCCCCCATGGAGTCCCCCACTCAGGACGCTCCGCGGCCCTTCATGCGCGAGGTGAAGTACCCGATGCTGCGGCAGGGCTACATCCCGATCCCCGTCTCCCACGAGAACGTGGACCCCCGGCAGAAAGTGCAGCACCCCTGCTACGCCTTCAGCCAGCCGGCCGCCGTCCGGAGCCGGCCCGAGAGCCAGGGGCCCCCCCTGGGCTCGGCACACTCCTGCCGGCCGCGTTCGCCGGTGCGCCACCCTGTGGAGAGTGACCAGCACTGCAGCCCGATCATGTCCTGCTCGCCGGTGTCGCAGCTGCCAGAGGTGAGCTGCTTCTGCATCCCTGCATATTATAGCTCATGCCAGATGCCAGAATCTTTGATATGAGATAATTGCTTCAGAAAAAGTAAATTATGAATAAATTATATGAATAATTAAGCAAGAAATAAAACTGCTACTGATGTGAGAGCGTCtggtcaaaggtcaaaggtcacatgcCGCTCTTCCTTCTGCTCCCGCAGGCTCAGCACTCCCCCCAGGGCACGTGCCCCTACAGCGCCCCCAGCAGTCAGCCCCCACGGCCCAGCAGCACCGGGAGCCTCCAGCTTCAGCCCGGCTACATATCTATCCCCGTCATCCATGAGGGGGGCGGGGTCCACCCCCACGTGCAAGCCAGcggcccccaccacccccagaggTTCCCCCACACCGAGTACCAACCTGCCTTTCACGACTGGCCGTGCCACAGCATGCCAGCCCGCGAGGCCTCGCCCATCTCCCCCCACATGAGGGCACCGTCCCCAGTCAGGGCTCAGGTCTTGGTGGACcgaccccccccgccccaggtGACTAATTTTCTTCTCTACCGGTAGTGTTCAAGAAAAAGTTACGTGACCCTCCAGGGGGGGTTGAATTGGCCATACCCAGCGTGCTCATGTGCTCACGTCCTGTCTTTCAGGTCCAGCACCATGTCATACACCAGGAAGCCCCCCCAAAGATGTCCCCAGAGGAGCTCCTGAGCCCCCCGGCTGCAGAAATGCCCCCATTTCCCCATGCTGTACTGCGAGAgcctgagccacacccccccc
The nucleotide sequence above comes from Paramormyrops kingsleyae isolate MSU_618 chromosome 3, PKINGS_0.4, whole genome shotgun sequence. Encoded proteins:
- the bag3 gene encoding BAG family molecular chaperone regulator 3, encoding MAQFSQPRTLHSMKTQAPMVQMTTNDPLPPGWEIKIDPQTGWPFFVDHNNRITTWHDPRHDAKKESPSSPNGPCPPMESPTQDAPRPFMREVKYPMLRQGYIPIPVSHENVDPRQKVQHPCYAFSQPAAVRSRPESQGPPLGSAHSCRPRSPVRHPVESDQHCSPIMSCSPVSQLPEAQHSPQGTCPYSAPSSQPPRPSSTGSLQLQPGYISIPVIHEGGGVHPHVQASGPHHPQRFPHTEYQPAFHDWPCHSMPAREASPISPHMRAPSPVRAQVLVDRPPPPQVQHHVIHQEAPPKMSPEELLSPPAAEMPPFPHAVLREPEPHPPPERQEKTEVRVQVSARPDPPEATPPLQEAVPPPQPCPSHPGLAMVQRIVETVDKLEQEVRDFDGKKNDKKYLILEELLTKELLALDSVDPGGRPDVRQARRDGVRKVQNILEGLELIGDEPAHSLAENCVGGAEPSGRGDPGLEAEREMA